Proteins encoded together in one Spartinivicinus poritis window:
- a CDS encoding sensor histidine kinase produces MIEEQELDDLAYGISHDIGGCLRGIISFSEMLHKRLAYKLDDKENYWFQLLQDNNNKAQLMINSLLIYSRLHQSKSQTNINLSRLIQQIFKEVKQKYQGDIYKNMEISMPTHFPVFTGIEEHWRLYYTYIIDNAFLYQPKNSPGHTPKIWVHCSEQPESKFKITVEDNGIGVSDQQLGKLIRPFMREQSEKDYPGIGMGLTLCARIVQLNKGVIELDHSSTGGLAVSCTLTM; encoded by the coding sequence ATGATAGAAGAACAAGAACTAGATGATCTAGCATATGGTATCTCTCACGATATAGGTGGCTGCCTACGAGGTATTATTAGTTTTTCAGAAATGTTACATAAGCGGCTTGCCTACAAATTAGATGACAAAGAGAATTATTGGTTTCAATTATTGCAAGACAATAATAATAAAGCTCAATTAATGATAAACTCATTATTGATTTACTCACGTTTACATCAGTCTAAGTCTCAAACAAACATTAATTTATCAAGATTAATTCAACAAATTTTTAAAGAAGTAAAGCAAAAATATCAAGGTGACATATACAAAAACATGGAAATATCAATGCCAACACACTTCCCTGTATTTACTGGCATTGAGGAACATTGGCGGCTTTATTATACCTATATAATTGATAATGCATTTTTGTATCAGCCCAAAAATAGTCCAGGGCATACTCCTAAAATATGGGTTCATTGTTCTGAACAGCCAGAGAGTAAATTCAAAATAACAGTTGAAGATAATGGTATAGGCGTATCAGATCAACAGCTAGGCAAACTAATTCGTCCATTTATGAGAGAACAAAGCGAGAAAGACTACCCAGGTATTGGTATGGGGCTAACATTGTGTGCCCGGATAGTACAATTAAACAAAGGGGTAATAGAGCTAGACCACTCCTCAACAGGCGGGCTGGCAGTTTCTTGTACTCTTACCATGTAG